The Streptomyces sp. NBC_00569 genomic sequence GCGACGGCCACGCACCTTGCGGACGGCCAGCAGGAGCATCAGCGGCGTCAGCGCGGAGCCGACCGCGAGCTGCGAGAGGGCCACATCCGGAGACTGCAGAACGGTGAACAGGACGGCCAGCGCGAGCCCGAGCAGTGCCAGCACGAGTGCCTGACGGACCGGATCCCGGGTGAGGACGGCGGCGGTCGCGGCGGCGACGACGAGCGCGAGGGTCAGGACGATCAGCAGATCAGCCACCATGTGCCTCTCGTGGGAGGGACGTCTTGCCCGACACCGCCCGGCCGGAGACGATGTTTCCAGCAGTCAGCAGCGCCCCGATGACCAGCAGTTTCACGAGGGACCGTCCCGGGCCCGTTGCCACGCAGAGCGGCAGGACGACGAGCGGCGGGGCCGCCGCCGACAGGACCGTCATGGCGCGTGTCACGCGGGCGGTGGGCGGATCGGCCGCCAGCTCGTCGGCGAGCAGACGGGCGTAGACGAGCGTCCCGGCCGGTCCCAGGACCGCCAGGACCAGGCCGAGGTCGATGTACGAGGGGCGGGCGTAGCCCTGGGCGAGCAGCAGCATGACCAGGCACACGAGTAGGGTCGCGAGGTTCTGTGCGACGACCCGGCGCCGGAGAGGGCCGGTGGCCGCGCCCCAGAGAGCCGGGGCAACGCCGAGTGCCAGCACTGCTGCGGCCGCGAGGAGCCAGCCGTTCATTGGGGCGGTCCCGGATCGTGACCGAGGGGCGAGGGAAGGACGAC encodes the following:
- a CDS encoding DUF4040 domain-containing protein → MADLLIVLTLALVVAAATAAVLTRDPVRQALVLALLGLALAVLFTVLQSPDVALSQLAVGSALTPLMLLLAVRKVRGRRDGRKRGPA
- a CDS encoding MrpF/PhaF family protein, yielding MNGWLLAAAAVLALGVAPALWGAATGPLRRRVVAQNLATLLVCLVMLLLAQGYARPSYIDLGLVLAVLGPAGTLVYARLLADELAADPPTARVTRAMTVLSAAAPPLVVLPLCVATGPGRSLVKLLVIGALLTAGNIVSGRAVSGKTSLPREAHGG